In Melitaea cinxia chromosome 29, ilMelCinx1.1, whole genome shotgun sequence, the genomic stretch TAACAAGAAAATGGTTTTGGGGAGAaaatagtcgactacgaaatgctattttggtcaataattatctacctaaaacggtctgagctgtaATTGTCCCTTTCTTGCATCGGGGCGCGGCGGCGGCATAAAGCgagacagaaacattttattaaaacctaTTTTTCAAAAACTTCTCAGCTACCTTTCCTCCTATAATCTTTTGAATCAACCTCTAAAcgaaacattacaaaataaattgcgACAGATAATGATTACGTTTAAGTttcaaaagaaatttattactgataaaaaGTATTGTTACTTATTTGAATGTGTATAGTTTCGTGTTCCACGTTTGTGTTCTTTTTTTCACATTAAGTTTTTAtaggtttttaataataaaaatatagatagagttaaatcattttttatttattattataacaaatttaatgATCAAAATCAATAGTGGTAAGGAGCGCCGCATCCACAGCCGCAACTACCAGCGATTGAAACAGTTCCAGCGGCTGGTAAGTCACCAGCAAAGCGCACGGCACCCAAGATTGGCACTTGTCCAGCAACAATTGTGGTGCCAGCGACTGGCATCTCACCAGCGACAGCGACATCACCGACACCAGTGCCACCGTATCCTGGAGCTACCTCAATACCATACGGTCCAGGGGCACCTAACTCAAGGGCAGTAGGGGCTAAACCAAATGAAGAAGGAGCTAGGCCAGCTCCCAAGCCGTAAGGAGTGGTTAAACCAGGAGCAATGTTGGGTCCATATCCATAACCAGGCCCCAGTGGTCCAGCGCCGAGGCATTGACTGAATGCATtctaaaaggtaaaaaaatacaattgatcAAATTTGTTCTCAGCCAAAAAATAACCGAATTCAATTTACAtcaattagtaataaaaatctaTCTATCAACTAGTAAAGACATCATCAAAATAGTCGAGGTCAATCAAATAatcattattaggtataactcaaaaactattaattagATCTCGTTAAAATTCGGAAATATGGGAGGTTGCATATATAACAAATACggacatatataaaaaataataaaaaatacggaCGAATTAAACCTCCcccttttattttaagaaaaaaaaccataacaaaaataaaataaaaaacattgataCAATTTTTGGATGATTAATCCTTTTGAATTGTTACCTGAATCAAGCAAGCTTGAATGCAAATCAGGACAAATGCGAAGGAACACATTGTCAATTGAGTACTTTGTAACAACAATACTATCTTTTACTTAATTATCGTTATATATACCAATCGATTATGTAAATCTTATCAAAGTGACATAAAACTTGGAAACCACGACCTAACAAAATACACTTTCAAGATATCTGTTGTAACTTATTACAGCTGATAacaaaattactataaaatgtTAGACGTGATTTATTCAATCACATTCAAATCTAAATAAATCagagaaataaatatcaaaatggtgTCCAAAAGTGTTCTTTTCTTCTGCGCTCAAGCTCTATTTATCcaggtaattaaatattttttaaattcagagTTCAGAAttacatactttaaaaaatcattCAGCTAATAATTACAGCGCATATGCAAAGTTATCTTTCATATGCGTTCTCTAttagaaatatacatattttttaagtgtgaACGTCgacaagaaataaatataatttaattattaatatattaagaaGAACGAAACATTCGGATCtaagaaaatatacataaaatcttACTCTAATTGGCTCATTAAAAGCTGGTCATAATAAATATCGTACTTTATAGCGCTACGTTTATAGTATACTAACTGCGACTTGCATTATTTCTGATCCCGTGAAAACATCGGGATAAAATGTAGCCTTCGTGGTATGCTGGAATATCAGCTATTACAATCAGTCCAGTTGTTTTAGCCTGAAAATGTCAGAAACATATTCATCCATCCCCACAAACTTACCGACTACTTACtctactaatataaaaaatactaaaattagaaGAATAGGCactattatatacaatataatatatttcaggtgacaatttgttaaaaaaaaatttttttttcagtgtatTTCCAGCCAATGTGTTCGACCTGCATATAGTAATTACGCCGATGGATTAGCCTGGGGATCTAATGCTATGGCATTTGACGGTGCTGGAACCTATGCTTCTTATTCATCTGCACCCATTTCACCTTATGCTAATGAATGGTCCGATTATGCTGCTTCCTTTGCTGCATCTAACGGCGGAGGTTTCTATGTGGCCAGCGCATCTCCCAATCCACCTACAGGAGTCGCCGTAACATCAGAAAACGCATACGATGGTGCCCTTGCTGTATCTGGTGCGCTGCCATTCTTAGGAGCTGTAGGGTTGGAAGGCCCACTACCTACTGCTGGTATGGGCGGTATTACATATAGCTGTGGAAATGGAAACGTTGCTATATTGAATGAAGATGTCAACCTAGCTGGTTATAATGGCGTTTCTACACCGTATGGTAATTATGGAGGCGCTGAATTCAGTTATGGTTACCCATCTCCCGCGGGGTATGAAGCAGTGTTTTCTGGACCAGCTTATGGCTACAGAGGGTGTGGTTATTAAGTTAACTTAGCATATTAgtcatttagttttatttttacccTAGTATTATGTAATAATGTGAATAAACGTTTGAAAGTTTTAcataatttgtttctttttttttatgtcactaggtcggcaaacaagcgaacagctcacctgatggtaagcgattactgtagcttatagacgcctgcaacaccagaagcatcgcaagcgcgttgccgacccaatgcccaatccccccaggagctctggtcaccttactcaccaacaggaacacaatactgcttgaaaacagtattattttgctgtgatcttctgtaaggtcgaggtactaccccagtcgggctgctccatattttgagcagaaaattcctgctgtgccctacctcagttaatcttTCAGTTCTTAAtgtaatatacacatatttttaatgaactataaaaaaaaggaaaaatcatatttacaaacaattttggcaatggcgaacttatctctataaGTGATCTctagtctacccatggtggtgagaattgattaataaaggttataaatctatacatttattcataattaataatctataattgtgtttgctcgcaaaagaaaaaaaaatcgacttcaattacatcgacgagatacaacgtagatcgatgaaaaaattgtgaagtaactacgcgttatcaaagattactcaaaaactagttatgagatctcaaaaaaatttataaaaaatttacatgataaatatcagcttttgattaaattaaaaattatcaaaatcaatacacccagtaaaaagttattgcggattttcgagagtttccctcgatttctctgggatcccaccatcagaccctggtttccttatcatggtactaaactagggatatcccctttccaacaaaaaaagaattatcaaaatcggtacatcttgtagaaagttatgcggtataatacaacgtaggtcgacgaaaaaagcgtcaagtaaaaacgcattattagatataactcgaaaagtagttgttagatctcaaataaatttaaatgggaccaattgacacacaccacctttcgattaaaacaaaatttgtcgaaatcggtccacccggtcaaaagttctgatgtaacatacataaaaaaaaatacagtcgaattgagaacctcctctttttttggaagtcggttaaaaatacatgtatactTGACTACACCCACTTACAtgaacatgtacatacatacatacatacatacatacatacatacatacataaataaatacatatattgagaTTATATCCATTATGAGTTCATGAATTCGTAGAAAAGAtataattacgcttcagcctgtaatatcccacagctgggcataggtctgTTTCTccgtgtaagagaaggatcagagcttaatccaccacgctgctaaaatacgggttggcggatataattataaatttttaattgtttatatttatttatataagtatcatgtgtttgtatatatacctacagcagtcagctgttacctataacacaaatattaagtTGAGCATCTTAGAAACAgtcgaccgtgtgtgtatgttatagacattgatttaatactagcttttatttatttgtatagattaacatagtataaaacaaagtcgcttcctgctgtttgtatgtttagatctttaaaaatacgcaacagattttgatgcagttatctttagtaaatagaatgattccagaggaaggtttatatgcataatacacgcataatatagtagaggaacactgatagttttagaggtaaattacttatattatagatttaaacttatttatatatatgtgtgtatagataataatacgtgaaacaaaaactttgtacccatttttacaaatttcgcacacttatagtttatatagagaaagagtgcagaatgctaatatttttttttttcaatacctacatataataaaaatgtaacgggtcgctgtctgttttttaagatatatgagaaaaaatattattaggaccTTTATAAACGCAAATACAACCCCAAAACAGTGACTGTCCGAATTTTGTCTGTGcttttgtgcacgctaatctcagaaacagcttctcgagtagaaattttttcgtcttccttagaaggaccggaccaggcatgcggtcctttaaaaaaacacgaatgtatattcttgaaaaaaatatttaacaaaaaaaagcgaattgatattataaatatgttacttaacatagttattatgttatttatttccgtttattttttccaacgtattatttatttctgttgacattaaatattaattatttttatttatttttaagttattaattaattattataattaattaaattttatttattgactttaataattaactactaattaataataattatttcctattacttacgactgctccactgtgtagaaatggactccctgctagactgtcctgataactgtgtatatactaagtgcgcttaaaccggaccgggtcctgatccagtatgccttaccatacttgattaaattttacatcaggctatcctgatctggaccggaccgggtcctgatccagtatgtcttaccatacttgattatattttgcatcaggctatcctgatctggaccggaccgggtcctgatccagtataccttaccatacttgattatattttacatcaggctattcttgtctggaccagacctggtcctgatagagcttgccggatctggcatgcttCATTCTAACCTGATCCgatccagatacatgatctggttgagtctgaccttttttctagtcgggtagtcactattccacgcggacgaagtcgcgagcacagatAGTAatgcataaaatacatttaatcatTAAAGAAAACCTTACACAGACTACCAAGTATTTGTTATACGCATATTTACTcttttgtttgttgttaaagtctgtggttaaaatgagaatagattatagattaaaaaatatattctttatttaaatatttatttgtttttaatttaaatttcataccaAGCTAAtccgaccactgggcgaccactagttgaAATAAAtcgacttttatattttttgctgCACATCTGCCACTTTGTATTTTCCgcggtttttttttaccataGTACTTTAAAGAAGCTCATGCAGATTCAACAAATCGATTTCAAATTCATGTTTAGTTTAAAAGATTACTGATTAAGTTCAGAGACAAGAAGTGCAACTTTAAATTACCTACGGCGTCAATAGAAAGcttgaaaatatgaaaataagtgAACATTAATCACAAAAACCACTACTGactaaaatatcaatatacaaGTTCAGTGCATTGggagattttaataaaaaaaaacttccaaAATGAAttgttaatacataatttttatttagatttaagaAACTGGTTCTATTGGTATTTTTTAGAAGGCATAAGCACCGTTGCATCCACAGCCGCAGCTACCAGAGATGGAGACACCACCAGTTGCTGGCAAGAGACCTCCAAATTCTACAGCTCCGAGGACAGGCACTTGACCAGCAACCAGAGTAGTACCAATCACACCCATCTCTCCACCAACGGCTATTTCACCAACGCCAGTACCACCGTAGGCAGCAGCTGAAGAAGCTCCAAGTGGAGAGGCAAGAGAAAGAGGTGCAGCGATACCACCATAACCCAGTGAAGTTGAAGAGGTCAGTCTACCTTCCGACCCACAGGCAGAGGCAGCAATGGGTGCTATTGGACTACGATGGCAATGGCTGTACACATTCTGAAaaacgatataattatatagaggACATCAAATATTCGTactctttatttttaaccgagtacctaaaaaggaggaggttctcaattcgactgtttttgttattctttttttatgtatgttacttcagaacttttgactgggtgaaccgatttcgacattttttttaaatcgaaaggtggtgcgtgtcattgggtcccatttaaatttatttgagatttaacaactacttttcgagttatatcaaataataatcgtcgaccaacgttgtattataccacttttgatgatttttaattcaatcaaaagctgatgtttatcacgtggtcacatttaaatttcatcgagatctgattacaactttttgagtaatttttgataataattgaaatacgcgtatttacttgacaattttttcgtctgcctacgttgtattacttgtcgatgtaattgaagtcagtttttttttcgtatgcgagcaaacacaattattgtgttacccacacattagggaattctaaataatttttaatatcatattggAACCGTCgatttttgatgtgatattaaaaacatcaaatattattttaattcattatataatataggATGCCTAGAATGTTTAGTATGCTTGCGTTAATGGGATGCTTGCGACGTTTGTCACGGctctttacttatatatattataagtaaataaatgtatatttctatatttacaaaaatataatttttacccCAAAATCAGCGTTAAATTATTAAGGATGGCTACTTTTAATAATTCTCGTATTCGAAATTCACTAAACGCtgggaaaatatattttaatttcatatttgctttatatatttttatgtataacatGAGCAAAACGTACCTGTACCAAGCAAGCTTGGGCGCAGAAGAGAAGAACGGCGAAGGTAGACATGATGGGTTTGTATTCAACGGATGCGAATATACAATGGTTATGGAAAATCTAACGTTTTATACCACTGCCTGATTAcacaacattaaattaatagtaaaagatTGCTTCGCAGTTTTTCATGAACGTGCTTTTGctgtttttctattttaagtAATCACAGGACTGTTTATCAGTTTTTGTCAAACTTTTATTtaccaatatttaaaaattttaagaatcaattaattatatttacgatTTGTAATTAACTAGCTTAACCCACGACTTCATTTGGAATTACTGTCTCATActcatataataacaaaatagacAACGGTTAAAATATCAATCTGTCACTTAAACTGGAAAGATTCCAGATTTCTTGCGTACAAATTTGTTcgattatttgaatattgtcTAATATATACGTTTATATATTCGTATTGATCGTATTATCTTTAGCTCAGGCTGTGAACAAATCTGGAATTTTTAATAATCGTgttgattataaaattgttatttggtatttatatttaatgttaaactCTCGAATGtgtagaaaatttaatttactatgcAAGGAACTTGATGAATgtcatcaaaatttaaaatattttttaaggacTGTCATATGTTGAGAAAATGTTTGTTTACTTCTTTCAAATAAATGACATAACAATATCTTTTCATCATTTTTGTATTGACTAACTAAATTTAAGcgacctatttatttatttatttattacttcttgcatacatataatcaaacacttttacgtagtaaaaaaaagagCAAGAAAAaacagaacagaaataaaattaaacaaaaagtagttacaatgacagcatgcaaaggcgcttattgctttaagcaatctcttccagacaacccca encodes the following:
- the LOC123667913 gene encoding chorion class A proteins Ld24-like isoform X2, which produces MQVANAFSQCLGAGPLGPGYGYGPNIAPGLTTPYGLGAGLAPSSFGLAPTALELGAPGPYGIEVAPGYGGTGVGDVAVAGEMPVAGTTIVAGQVPILGAVRFAGDLPAAGTVSIAGSCGCGCGAPYHY
- the LOC123667725 gene encoding chorion class A protein Ld19-like produces the protein MSTFAVLLFCAQACLVQNVYSHCHRSPIAPIAASACGSEGRLTSSTSLGYGGIAAPLSLASPLGASSAAAYGGTGVGEIAVGGEMGVIGTTLVAGQVPVLGAVEFGGLLPATGGVSISGSCGCGCNGAYAF
- the LOC123667913 gene encoding chorion class CA protein ERA.1-like isoform X1: MCSFAFVLICIQACLIQNAFSQCLGAGPLGPGYGYGPNIAPGLTTPYGLGAGLAPSSFGLAPTALELGAPGPYGIEVAPGYGGTGVGDVAVAGEMPVAGTTIVAGQVPILGAVRFAGDLPAAGTVSIAGSCGCGCGAPYHY